In one Microaerobacter geothermalis genomic region, the following are encoded:
- a CDS encoding VanZ family protein, producing MDHLTNQRSSAETRTTNNLRTYLLLLIIWILILFTFSFQSRLPLDVTYPVKEVIRYDNELGFLSSQTAYLKQWVSLALESQPVQLLYLFYGLEYKGKWSALNLLYRKLGHFTVYGILALLIYFTIWRQTASPYLWTLLLSLSIALMDEWIQYYLPGRSSRIQDVLVDGLGAASVLLVIRLTSNGRFIQKKYSESGS from the coding sequence ATGGATCATCTCACGAATCAGCGATCTTCAGCTGAAACAAGAACAACAAACAATTTGAGAACATATCTACTCTTATTGATCATTTGGATTTTGATCCTTTTTACTTTTTCTTTTCAATCCCGGCTTCCTCTGGATGTCACTTACCCTGTAAAAGAAGTGATACGGTACGATAATGAATTAGGATTCCTCTCTTCACAAACTGCCTATTTAAAACAATGGGTTTCCTTGGCATTAGAAAGCCAGCCGGTGCAATTGCTCTACCTGTTTTATGGTCTGGAGTATAAAGGCAAGTGGTCGGCCCTTAATCTTTTGTATAGAAAACTTGGCCACTTCACCGTGTATGGGATATTGGCCCTACTGATTTATTTTACCATATGGAGGCAAACAGCATCCCCATATCTTTGGACATTGCTTCTTTCCCTTAGTATCGCCTTAATGGATGAATGGATACAATATTATCTTCCGGGGAGATCATCCCGTATACAGGATGTCTTGGTGGATGGGCTGGGAGCGGCAAGTGTGTTACTTGTCATACGGTTAACATCAAATGGTAGGTTCATTCAAAAGAAATATTCGGAATCTGGCTCATAA
- a CDS encoding HlyD family secretion protein, with protein MNWKKKVMGITGLVVIVLVGYGVFQWFTVSKETPGIISAYGTVEGEEVMVSSETSGQVIDVNIKEGDLVKKGDPLITVDDEALKIKLEQAKVQVKMAEVQMKQALGQVEAMKWQVKQADLGSSYAETEVAQRQREAEKALAVAQSGLKQAEAQYNQVKADMERYKELYSQRAISKQAYDQAETAFKQAEAAYQASKQQVERAKVVLDMVKAGQLQAQSTAAGAQGLAEQLAVAEIQYQAAVVQKETAEAVVKEIELALDKTVIKSPMDGIVVDKLVKSGELVIPGTPVARLMDTKEMTVNVFIPEVDLGKVKVNDEARIYSDSFPDQYAEGRVASIASEAQFTPKNVHVKEERERLVYKVKVRFVDEKGVFKSGMPVDVYIRWDDQAKWE; from the coding sequence ATGAATTGGAAAAAGAAAGTGATGGGCATCACAGGTCTTGTCGTGATAGTCCTTGTCGGGTATGGGGTGTTTCAATGGTTTACCGTATCGAAAGAAACACCGGGAATTATTTCTGCCTATGGAACGGTTGAAGGGGAAGAAGTAATGGTGAGCAGCGAGACCAGCGGTCAAGTTATTGATGTAAATATAAAAGAGGGGGATTTGGTCAAAAAAGGAGACCCTTTGATTACCGTGGATGACGAAGCATTAAAAATTAAATTAGAACAGGCAAAAGTCCAGGTTAAAATGGCGGAGGTTCAGATGAAACAGGCTTTAGGACAGGTGGAGGCTATGAAATGGCAAGTAAAGCAAGCCGACTTGGGTTCCAGTTATGCTGAAACGGAAGTGGCCCAAAGACAAAGGGAAGCAGAAAAAGCTTTAGCTGTTGCCCAGTCGGGTTTAAAGCAGGCTGAAGCCCAATATAATCAGGTAAAAGCGGATATGGAACGGTATAAAGAATTATATAGCCAAAGGGCGATCAGTAAACAGGCTTATGACCAGGCTGAGACGGCTTTTAAACAGGCTGAAGCAGCTTATCAGGCATCCAAACAACAGGTGGAACGGGCGAAAGTGGTGTTGGATATGGTGAAAGCAGGGCAGCTTCAAGCCCAATCTACCGCAGCTGGAGCTCAAGGTTTAGCTGAGCAGCTGGCTGTAGCCGAAATCCAATATCAAGCAGCCGTTGTGCAAAAAGAAACTGCCGAAGCGGTGGTGAAGGAGATTGAATTGGCATTGGATAAGACCGTGATAAAATCTCCCATGGATGGGATAGTAGTAGATAAATTGGTGAAATCAGGAGAATTGGTGATTCCGGGAACTCCGGTAGCTCGATTAATGGATACAAAGGAAATGACGGTCAATGTTTTTATTCCTGAAGTCGATTTAGGTAAAGTGAAAGTGAATGATGAAGCAAGAATTTATTCCGATTCCTTCCCGGATCAATATGCTGAGGGACGTGTCGCCTCCATTGCATCGGAAGCCCAGTTTACACCAAAAAACGTCCATGTGAAGGAAGAGAGGGAACGCTTGGTTTATAAAGTGAAGGTTCGTTTTGTCGATGAAAAAGGAGTCTTTAAATCAGGGATGCCAGTAGATGTTTACATTCGTTGGGACGATCAGGCAAAATGGGAATAA
- a CDS encoding transketolase family protein, translating to MSVKKMEMKATRDAYGEVLAELGAENKDIVVLDADLAKSTKTVDFAKKFPDRFFDVGIAEANMIGMAAGLATAGKIPFASTFALFGTLRVGDQIRNSICYPNLNVKIAVTHSGLTLGEDGASHQAVEDVALMRAIPNMTVIVPADAVETKKVIRTAAETYGPMYIRMGRPKVPVLFDDSYQFQIGKGVQIKDGSDVTIIAMGVMAHIALEAAEDLAKEGISARVINMSTIKPIDQEIIIRAAQETRGIVTAEEANIYGGLGGAVAEVLAENYPAPLRRVGVMDTFGESGTPDALLQKYGLTKENIMEKAKTLL from the coding sequence ATGAGCGTAAAAAAAATGGAAATGAAAGCAACCCGTGATGCGTATGGAGAAGTTCTCGCAGAATTGGGGGCTGAAAATAAAGATATCGTTGTATTAGATGCAGATTTGGCCAAGTCCACAAAAACGGTGGATTTTGCCAAAAAATTCCCTGACAGATTCTTTGACGTGGGGATTGCCGAGGCTAATATGATTGGAATGGCTGCCGGGTTGGCTACTGCCGGGAAGATTCCCTTTGCCAGTACCTTTGCCCTGTTTGGAACTTTAAGGGTTGGTGATCAAATCCGCAATTCCATCTGCTACCCCAATTTAAATGTGAAAATCGCAGTGACCCACTCGGGGCTGACCTTGGGAGAAGACGGTGCTTCCCATCAGGCAGTAGAAGATGTAGCCTTGATGAGGGCGATTCCTAATATGACCGTGATCGTTCCTGCGGATGCCGTGGAGACCAAAAAAGTGATTCGCACGGCAGCTGAAACGTACGGTCCCATGTATATCCGAATGGGCCGCCCAAAGGTTCCGGTTCTGTTTGATGACTCCTATCAGTTTCAGATTGGAAAAGGAGTCCAAATAAAGGATGGAAGCGATGTGACCATTATCGCCATGGGAGTGATGGCTCATATCGCCCTTGAGGCTGCAGAGGATTTGGCCAAAGAAGGGATTTCAGCAAGAGTCATCAATATGTCTACCATTAAACCAATAGATCAGGAAATCATCATTAGGGCAGCACAGGAAACAAGGGGAATCGTTACAGCTGAAGAAGCCAATATTTATGGAGGCCTTGGCGGAGCGGTTGCGGAAGTTCTCGCTGAAAACTATCCAGCCCCCCTAAGAAGAGTAGGTGTGATGGATACTTTCGGTGAATCGGGAACACCAGATGCCCTTCTGCAAAAGTATGGATTAACCAAAGAAAATATCATGGAGAAGGCCAAGACCCTTCTTTAA
- a CDS encoding ATP-binding cassette domain-containing protein, translating to MTWAIETKSLTKTFKQHTAVKEVSLTVPKGEIFGLLGPDGAGKTTLTQMLCSVLLPTSGEGRVAGLDVVKEAEKLRGKIGYMSEGFSLYGTLSVEENINFFADMYQVPVKEREKRKERLLKASRLEAFTTRRADNLSGGMKKKLALCCTLVYHPEIIFLDEPTTGVDPVSRRDFWNILHDYVSEGTSVFVCTPYMDEAERFNRVALMYQGEIITMDSPYQIKRRVSQLLGKEIVNLEEAFIYHIEEKLGKGHQEDVFISKIQPIDVSQGEIPKEEIAVQVKDLTKTFGSFTAVNHINLTVKKGEIFGFLGPNGSGKSTAIRMMCGLLPATSGEMYIAGVDVKKSAHNIKRKIGYMSQKFSLYKDLTVEENIRFYAGAYGLTKNDYLERKEWILEMADLKGKEKIMTSDLSGGWKQRLALGCATIHEPEILFLDEPTSGVDPIARRQFWTLINHLAAEGVTIFITTHYMDEAEHCDRIGFIYLSNLIAVGSPIQLKKDLFQGNLLEVECNRPFEAQNFLVEMGIDAAIFGNGLHIMPSKMPFQKIIEMLKEKGFQLIRQAEVPVSMEDVFVKLVENELKKREGIPA from the coding sequence TTGACCTGGGCAATTGAAACCAAATCGCTGACGAAAACGTTTAAACAGCATACAGCAGTAAAAGAGGTTAGCTTAACCGTCCCGAAAGGAGAAATTTTTGGACTTTTGGGTCCTGACGGGGCAGGAAAAACTACCCTGACCCAAATGCTCTGCTCTGTCCTTCTTCCCACTTCCGGGGAAGGAAGGGTGGCAGGATTGGATGTGGTGAAGGAAGCTGAGAAATTAAGGGGAAAAATCGGATACATGTCTGAGGGGTTTAGTCTTTATGGCACTCTTTCCGTCGAGGAAAATATCAATTTTTTTGCTGATATGTATCAGGTTCCTGTCAAGGAAAGGGAAAAGAGGAAGGAGCGCCTGTTAAAGGCAAGCCGTCTGGAGGCTTTTACCACACGTAGAGCAGATAACCTTTCAGGAGGAATGAAGAAGAAATTGGCCCTTTGTTGTACTTTGGTTTATCATCCGGAGATTATCTTTCTGGATGAACCGACAACGGGGGTAGATCCGGTATCCCGTAGAGATTTTTGGAATATTTTGCATGATTATGTATCGGAAGGAACATCTGTTTTTGTCTGTACGCCATATATGGATGAAGCGGAACGGTTTAACCGGGTAGCCTTGATGTATCAAGGTGAGATTATTACTATGGATTCACCTTATCAAATTAAGCGCCGGGTATCGCAGCTTTTGGGAAAAGAGATTGTAAACCTTGAAGAAGCCTTCATTTATCATATTGAAGAAAAATTGGGCAAGGGGCATCAGGAGGATGTTTTTATTTCTAAAATCCAACCGATAGATGTTTCCCAGGGGGAAATACCAAAGGAAGAAATCGCGGTACAGGTGAAGGATTTGACAAAAACCTTCGGATCCTTTACTGCAGTTAATCATATCAACTTAACCGTGAAAAAAGGTGAAATCTTTGGTTTTCTGGGACCTAACGGTTCAGGAAAATCTACAGCAATACGCATGATGTGCGGACTTCTGCCGGCTACTTCGGGAGAAATGTACATTGCCGGGGTGGATGTGAAAAAGTCAGCCCATAACATCAAGAGAAAAATCGGGTATATGTCCCAAAAATTTTCCCTGTACAAGGACCTGACCGTTGAGGAGAATATCCGTTTTTATGCCGGAGCGTATGGTTTAACCAAAAACGATTATTTAGAACGAAAAGAATGGATTCTGGAAATGGCCGACTTGAAGGGAAAGGAGAAAATCATGACTTCCGATTTGTCTGGAGGGTGGAAACAGAGGTTGGCCCTTGGATGTGCAACCATTCATGAACCGGAAATTTTATTTTTGGATGAACCAACATCTGGAGTAGATCCGATCGCCAGAAGACAATTTTGGACCCTAATTAATCACCTTGCGGCTGAAGGAGTGACCATATTTATCACCACCCACTATATGGATGAAGCGGAACATTGCGATCGGATTGGCTTCATTTATCTCAGTAACTTGATTGCTGTAGGAAGCCCCATTCAGTTAAAAAAGGATTTGTTCCAGGGCAATTTGCTGGAGGTGGAATGCAACCGGCCTTTTGAAGCGCAAAACTTCCTGGTTGAGATGGGAATTGATGCCGCCATTTTTGGAAACGGGCTTCATATTATGCCATCAAAGATGCCCTTCCAGAAGATCATCGAGATGCTGAAGGAAAAAGGATTTCAACTGATCAGGCAGGCTGAGGTACCGGTATCCATGGAAGATGTTTTTGTCAAACTGGTGGAGAATGAATTAAAGAAAAGGGAGGGGATTCCGGCATGA
- a CDS encoding Uma2 family endonuclease, whose product MKKEDRIKETGWTYEDYTKLPDDGNRYEITGGRLELLTPSPSSEHQMVSIRLSYLLMSSCSNEYIILEAPIDVIFADDEIRQPDLLMVHFSRESIVSKRGVEGPPDLIVEILSPGTAIRDRFIKSEIYAKYGVKEYWIVDMYYRTVEQYLLDGKTSKYTFHSAYGETDEVTSPNINCVRYYVKQLFQKGNPLAQQK is encoded by the coding sequence ATGAAAAAAGAGGATCGCATTAAGGAAACTGGTTGGACATATGAGGACTATACTAAATTGCCAGACGATGGAAATCGATACGAAATTACTGGAGGACGTTTGGAATTACTCACTCCTTCCCCTTCTTCCGAACACCAGATGGTCAGCATCCGATTGTCCTATCTCTTGATGTCTTCATGTAGCAATGAATACATTATCCTGGAAGCTCCCATCGACGTGATTTTTGCCGATGACGAAATACGACAGCCAGATTTACTGATGGTTCACTTTAGCCGGGAATCAATCGTTTCCAAGCGGGGTGTGGAAGGTCCACCAGATCTTATTGTGGAGATTCTCTCACCTGGCACTGCAATCAGGGATCGCTTTATCAAGTCCGAAATTTACGCAAAATATGGTGTAAAAGAATATTGGATTGTGGATATGTATTACCGTACGGTGGAACAGTATCTCCTTGACGGGAAAACGTCGAAATATACCTTTCACTCCGCTTACGGTGAAACTGATGAGGTCACTTCACCCAACATCAATTGTGTTCGTTATTATGTTAAGCAACTGTTCCAAAAAGGAAATCCGTTAGCTCAACAGAAGTGA
- a CDS encoding transketolase: MTKVVDQQLLSELKVRANHIRQEIVKMVTEAQSGHPGGSLSAADILTVLYFHVMNVDPENPRMPDRDRFVLSKGHASPVLYATLAEKGYLPKEELATFRKINSRLQGHPSYKSLPGVDMSTGSLGQGLSAANGMALAAKLDKKPFRVYALLGDGEVQEGMIWEAAMAAGHYKLDNLTAFLDYNGLQIDGEVDQIMNPAPLDEKFRAFNWHVLVIDGHDLEQIIGAIEEAKATKGKPTMIIANTVKGKGVSFMENQCGWHGSAPNREQCEQALKELLGGME, from the coding sequence GTGACCAAAGTTGTGGATCAACAACTCCTGTCCGAACTTAAGGTTCGTGCCAATCACATAAGACAGGAAATTGTCAAAATGGTAACAGAAGCCCAGTCGGGGCACCCTGGAGGTTCTTTGTCTGCTGCAGACATCTTGACGGTTCTCTATTTTCATGTGATGAACGTGGATCCGGAAAACCCAAGGATGCCTGATAGAGATCGTTTTGTATTGAGCAAAGGGCATGCCAGCCCTGTCCTTTACGCTACTTTGGCGGAGAAAGGGTATCTTCCAAAAGAGGAGCTTGCCACTTTTCGTAAAATCAACTCCCGCCTTCAGGGGCATCCAAGCTATAAGTCCCTTCCAGGGGTGGATATGAGTACCGGGTCATTGGGGCAAGGCCTTTCTGCGGCAAATGGAATGGCCTTAGCGGCAAAATTGGACAAAAAGCCCTTTCGCGTGTATGCCCTTTTAGGAGACGGTGAAGTTCAGGAAGGAATGATTTGGGAAGCGGCGATGGCAGCCGGACATTACAAACTGGACAATCTCACGGCATTTCTTGACTACAACGGACTGCAAATCGATGGAGAAGTGGATCAAATCATGAATCCTGCGCCATTAGATGAAAAATTCCGAGCCTTTAACTGGCATGTGTTGGTCATTGACGGCCATGATCTGGAACAAATTATTGGGGCTATCGAAGAAGCGAAGGCTACAAAAGGGAAACCGACCATGATTATCGCCAACACTGTGAAGGGGAAAGGGGTTTCCTTTATGGAAAATCAATGCGGATGGCATGGGAGTGCGCCCAATCGTGAACAATGCGAACAAGCGTTAAAGGAACTGTTGGGAGGGATGGAGTGA
- a CDS encoding MFS transporter: protein MRGYVQQLLEMSSGVRRFVISEALLGVGIGLFSLVLNLHLLAVGLDEEKIGEITSIGMLIVGAAAIPTGLLANRTGRKKILVTGLIMMGLGYTLFGLGTSYMVFLSAQVILSLGISSLVTSEIQLLFHYSRSKKEETQAYSILFAVFTLFTGVGTLLGGFIPNWLGGVTSIYQSSVLVAAGFFFLAALLRGILLPKENLKLANEEGKVVKKPPTTRGRLGKPVWIFSIYTFISGITFAFIGPFNNVIIKFRFDWSDERVSVMLTATGVFLFLGSLLTPYVLERWGIRRTYFRVYLLNILLAWLLFFTIPILLFVFFWLFRNGSFMLLNNLIESQAMSAVDEQERNLFAGIRSVSRSVGTAISTYLSGVILAMKNYQLPFLLTAGVLLFGYLYFIIWVRPILEDKLQEDYPNPNK from the coding sequence ATGAGAGGATACGTACAGCAACTGCTAGAGATGTCTTCCGGTGTACGCCGCTTTGTGATTAGCGAAGCCTTGTTAGGGGTTGGGATTGGCTTGTTTAGTTTGGTGCTTAATCTGCATCTTCTGGCCGTTGGATTGGATGAAGAGAAGATCGGGGAAATCACATCCATTGGCATGCTGATTGTTGGTGCTGCAGCCATACCGACTGGGCTCTTGGCCAATCGAACGGGACGGAAGAAAATCCTTGTTACCGGATTGATCATGATGGGTTTAGGATATACCCTCTTTGGATTAGGGACCTCATATATGGTATTTTTGTCGGCACAAGTCATCCTATCCCTAGGAATTAGTTCTTTGGTTACTTCAGAAATTCAACTTCTATTTCATTACAGCCGCTCCAAAAAGGAAGAAACCCAGGCCTACAGCATATTGTTTGCCGTTTTTACCCTTTTTACTGGCGTGGGTACGCTACTAGGCGGATTTATCCCCAACTGGTTGGGTGGAGTCACATCGATTTATCAGAGCTCTGTCTTAGTTGCTGCCGGGTTTTTCTTTCTAGCAGCACTCCTTCGCGGAATCTTATTGCCTAAAGAAAACTTGAAACTGGCCAATGAAGAAGGAAAGGTAGTCAAAAAACCTCCGACTACGAGGGGGCGACTTGGCAAACCGGTATGGATCTTTTCCATTTATACCTTCATATCAGGAATTACTTTTGCTTTTATCGGACCGTTCAATAATGTGATTATCAAGTTCCGATTTGACTGGAGCGATGAACGGGTTTCTGTCATGCTAACAGCCACCGGCGTGTTTCTATTTCTTGGCTCGCTGCTCACGCCGTATGTGCTGGAACGCTGGGGGATACGAAGGACTTATTTTCGCGTTTACCTCCTTAACATCCTATTAGCATGGCTGCTTTTTTTTACCATCCCTATCCTGCTTTTTGTCTTTTTTTGGCTGTTCCGGAACGGTAGCTTCATGCTGCTGAATAACCTGATTGAAAGCCAGGCAATGTCCGCAGTTGATGAACAGGAAAGAAATTTATTTGCGGGGATCCGTTCCGTTTCCCGGAGCGTTGGGACGGCGATCTCCACCTATCTCTCAGGTGTTATCCTGGCAATGAAGAACTACCAACTGCCCTTCCTGCTTACGGCTGGGGTTCTATTGTTCGGTTATCTTTACTTCATCATCTGGGTACGACCGATTTTGGAAGATAAGCTGCAGGAAGACTATCCGAATCCTAATAAGTAA
- the secA2 gene encoding accessory Sec system translocase SecA2, which produces MLGVLKKVFGDSNEREVKRLNRLVDQVNGYEEEISRLTDDQLKGKTIEFKSRLDRGEELDQLLPEAFAVVREASKRVLGMRHFDVQIMGGIVLHQGRIAEMKTGEGKTLVATLPTYLNALTGKGVHVVTVNEYLASRDAEQMGRVYHFLGLTVGLNAHGLSPEEKKEAYAADITYGTNNEFGFDYLRDNMVLYKEHMVQRPLNYAIIDEVDSILIDEARTPLIISGQAAKSTDLYYLADRFVRRLKINEDFTMDEKARSVSLTEEGVEKAEKAFNIDNLFDTSHMTLNHHITQALKAHSLMKRDVDYVVEDGEVIIVDEFTGRLMHGRRYSDGLHQAIEAKEGLKVQNESMTLATITLQNYFRMYKKLAGMTGTAKTEEEEFRKIYGLDVVVIPTNRPMIRVDMADVVYKSEAGKYKAVVEEIARRHEKGQPVLVGTISIENSELLSEMLKKRGIPHKVLNAKHHAEEAEIVAKAGQAGAVTIATNMAGRGTDIVLGEGVSDKGGLHIIGTERHESRRIDNQLRGRSGRQGDPGSTQFFLSLEDDLMRKFGSENIMGMMEKLGMDEDQPIESRMITRAIETAQKRVEGANFDTRRIVLQYDDVMNQQREIIYKQRREVLESDNLRPIIMNMIMSFVERLVETHCPKEQVPEEWDLKALIDHANGTFLYEGTLTEKDIWGKEPEEIIETFRDVITRQYDEREEQMGSETMREFEKVVLLRSVDSKWMDHIDAMDQLRQGIHLRAYAQTDPLREYQFEGFAMFEEMIARIEEEVSTYIMKATVQNNLQREEVAKGQAVDPKEEQRPKRPVRSEKIGRNEPCPCGSGKKYKHCHGK; this is translated from the coding sequence ATGTTGGGGGTTTTAAAAAAAGTATTTGGAGACAGCAACGAACGTGAAGTAAAAAGACTAAATAGATTGGTAGATCAAGTGAATGGTTATGAAGAAGAGATTTCCCGCTTAACCGATGATCAATTAAAAGGAAAGACCATTGAATTTAAATCCCGTTTGGACCGGGGTGAGGAATTGGATCAACTTCTTCCAGAAGCCTTTGCCGTGGTAAGGGAAGCCTCAAAGCGGGTACTGGGTATGCGTCACTTTGATGTGCAAATTATGGGTGGAATTGTCCTCCATCAGGGCCGAATTGCTGAGATGAAGACGGGGGAAGGAAAAACCCTTGTGGCTACACTGCCTACATATCTGAATGCGTTAACCGGAAAAGGGGTACATGTGGTTACGGTCAATGAATATTTGGCTAGCCGTGATGCGGAACAGATGGGTCGGGTTTACCATTTTCTCGGATTAACCGTTGGGCTTAATGCCCATGGCCTATCTCCGGAAGAAAAGAAGGAAGCCTATGCTGCTGATATTACCTATGGGACCAATAATGAATTTGGTTTCGATTATCTCCGGGACAACATGGTTTTGTACAAGGAACATATGGTACAGCGTCCCTTAAACTATGCCATCATCGATGAAGTAGACAGCATTCTAATTGACGAAGCCCGGACTCCCTTGATCATTTCTGGTCAAGCTGCGAAATCTACCGATTTGTATTATTTGGCGGATCGCTTTGTTAGACGATTAAAGATCAATGAAGATTTCACCATGGATGAAAAAGCCCGTTCTGTTTCTCTTACCGAAGAAGGGGTGGAAAAGGCTGAAAAGGCTTTTAACATCGATAATCTCTTTGATACCTCTCACATGACTCTGAATCACCACATTACCCAAGCCTTAAAGGCCCACAGCTTAATGAAACGGGATGTGGATTATGTGGTGGAAGATGGAGAAGTCATTATTGTTGATGAATTTACTGGAAGATTGATGCATGGACGCCGCTATAGCGATGGACTTCATCAAGCCATTGAAGCCAAAGAGGGGCTGAAGGTTCAAAATGAGAGCATGACACTGGCTACCATTACGCTGCAAAACTATTTCCGCATGTATAAAAAATTGGCGGGTATGACCGGTACAGCCAAAACGGAAGAAGAAGAATTTCGCAAGATATATGGGTTGGATGTTGTGGTGATTCCCACCAATCGACCGATGATCCGGGTTGATATGGCCGATGTCGTATACAAGTCTGAGGCTGGGAAATATAAAGCGGTGGTTGAAGAAATTGCCAGAAGACATGAAAAGGGACAGCCGGTTCTCGTGGGGACCATCTCAATTGAGAATTCGGAATTGCTTTCCGAGATGCTGAAGAAAAGAGGGATTCCCCATAAGGTGCTGAATGCCAAGCATCATGCCGAAGAGGCAGAAATTGTTGCAAAGGCTGGACAGGCAGGTGCGGTAACCATTGCCACCAACATGGCTGGCCGGGGTACGGATATTGTGTTGGGAGAGGGAGTATCAGATAAGGGCGGATTGCATATTATTGGCACGGAAAGACATGAAAGCCGCAGGATTGACAATCAGCTCCGAGGACGTTCCGGCCGCCAAGGGGATCCCGGTTCTACCCAATTTTTCCTTTCCCTTGAGGATGACCTGATGAGAAAATTTGGATCTGAGAATATCATGGGAATGATGGAAAAGCTGGGCATGGATGAGGATCAGCCCATCGAAAGCCGCATGATCACCAGAGCCATTGAAACCGCCCAAAAACGGGTGGAAGGAGCCAACTTTGACACCCGACGCATTGTTCTTCAATATGATGATGTGATGAACCAGCAGCGTGAGATTATCTATAAGCAGCGCCGGGAAGTTTTGGAAAGCGATAATTTAAGACCGATTATCATGAATATGATCATGAGCTTTGTAGAACGATTGGTGGAGACCCATTGTCCGAAGGAGCAAGTTCCCGAAGAGTGGGATCTGAAAGCGTTGATCGACCATGCCAACGGTACGTTCCTCTATGAAGGAACCCTCACAGAAAAGGATATCTGGGGAAAAGAACCGGAAGAAATCATTGAAACCTTTCGGGATGTCATTACCAGGCAATATGACGAGCGGGAAGAGCAAATGGGTTCCGAGACCATGAGGGAGTTTGAAAAGGTAGTTCTCCTTCGCTCTGTGGACAGCAAATGGATGGATCACATTGATGCCATGGACCAATTGAGACAGGGAATTCATCTCCGGGCCTATGCCCAAACAGACCCGCTACGGGAGTACCAATTTGAGGGTTTTGCCATGTTTGAAGAAATGATTGCCCGGATTGAAGAAGAAGTATCCACCTATATTATGAAAGCAACGGTTCAAAACAACCTTCAACGGGAAGAAGTGGCCAAGGGGCAAGCGGTAGACCCCAAGGAAGAACAAAGGCCGAAGCGCCCTGTAAGAAGTGAAAAAATAGGGAGAAATGAACCATGTCCCTGCGGCAGCGGCAAAAAATACAAGCACTGCCACGGAAAATAA
- the prfB gene encoding peptide chain release factor 2 (programmed frameshift) — MQIMAKKLADIRGSLDIEGKQKKVAELEEKMAAPDFWDDNEKAQQVISEVNGLKDMVEKINGLMSAYEDLQVMVELIQEEEDESLIPDLRAGVKKLSKDLEQFELQLVLSEPYDKNNAILELHPGAGGTESQDWAEMLLRMYTRWAEDHGYKVETLDYLPGEEAGVKSVTLLIKGHNAYGYLKAEKGVHRLVRISPFDASGRRHTSFVSCNVLPEMDDDVEIEIKTEDLKVDTYRSSGAGGQHVNTTDSAVRITHIPTGIVVTCQSERSQIKNREKAMKILKARLYEKQLEEQEKQLAEIRGEQKEIGWGSQIRSYVFHPYSMVKDHRTGVETGNIQAVMDGEIDVFIDAYLRQKVK, encoded by the exons ATGCAAATCATGGCCAAGAAATTGGCGGATATCAGGGGGTCCCTT GACATCGAAGGGAAGCAGAAGAAAGTAGCCGAGTTGGAAGAGAAGATGGCAGCCCCCGATTTTTGGGATGATAACGAGAAGGCCCAACAAGTGATCAGTGAAGTAAACGGCCTTAAAGATATGGTTGAGAAAATTAATGGACTGATGTCAGCATATGAAGACTTGCAGGTGATGGTTGAGCTCATTCAGGAGGAAGAAGATGAGTCTTTGATACCTGATCTCCGGGCCGGCGTGAAGAAGCTGTCTAAAGATCTGGAACAATTTGAACTACAATTGGTTTTAAGTGAACCCTATGATAAAAATAACGCGATTTTGGAGCTTCATCCCGGGGCAGGGGGGACGGAATCCCAGGATTGGGCGGAAATGCTCCTTCGCATGTATACCAGATGGGCTGAGGATCACGGATATAAGGTAGAAACCCTTGATTACCTGCCTGGGGAAGAAGCAGGGGTAAAAAGCGTTACCCTTCTGATTAAGGGCCATAATGCCTATGGATATTTAAAGGCCGAAAAGGGAGTTCACCGTTTAGTTCGCATCTCTCCGTTTGATGCTTCTGGGAGAAGACATACCTCCTTTGTTTCCTGTAATGTTCTCCCTGAAATGGATGACGACGTAGAAATTGAAATAAAGACAGAGGATTTGAAAGTAGACACCTATCGTTCCAGCGGAGCCGGAGGTCAGCACGTGAATACCACTGACTCGGCAGTAAGGATTACCCATATTCCCACAGGAATCGTGGTGACTTGTCAGTCGGAACGTTCCCAGATCAAAAACAGGGAAAAGGCGATGAAAATTTTAAAGGCCAGATTGTATGAAAAGCAATTGGAGGAACAGGAAAAACAGCTGGCAGAAATTCGTGGAGAGCAGAAGGAGATTGGATGGGGAAGCCAAATCCGCTCCTATGTTTTTCATCCGTACAGTATGGTGAAAGATCATCGGACAGGGGTGGAAACGGGGAATATTCAGGCGGTGATGGATGGAGAAATCGATGTATTTATTGATGCCTATCTTCGTCAGAAAGTTAAATAA